In Halopseudomonas nanhaiensis, a single window of DNA contains:
- a CDS encoding YjbF family lipoprotein, translating to MTLLLRAAICCAACLWLTGCAPFSSASYQTLRIAVLGPQSQVTTEYVNQLDRPALIVRLGQSEALLTLASRAQAVAEWHGVEQHLVTRNGKLVHTAGLPLEADVIVALAADDPFAGDLRTIADGATITRLVDYPARYLTGVPQHARYTLGPREAMNIMGRSVELQRLDEAVSMPALGFKANNRYWFDPADGRVLVSAQQIAPGLPELVLTEAVPAGITR from the coding sequence GTGACACTCTTGTTGCGCGCAGCAATTTGCTGCGCCGCTTGCCTCTGGTTGACCGGCTGCGCGCCGTTTAGCTCGGCGTCTTACCAGACGCTGCGGATTGCCGTGCTCGGCCCGCAGTCGCAGGTCACCACCGAGTACGTCAACCAGCTCGACCGCCCTGCCCTCATCGTTCGCCTGGGGCAGTCTGAAGCGCTGCTGACGCTTGCCTCGCGCGCCCAAGCCGTTGCCGAGTGGCATGGTGTGGAGCAACATCTGGTGACGCGCAACGGCAAGCTGGTGCATACCGCCGGGCTGCCGCTCGAGGCGGATGTGATCGTGGCGCTGGCGGCAGATGATCCGTTCGCCGGAGACCTGCGCACTATTGCGGACGGCGCGACCATTACCCGGCTGGTCGACTATCCGGCGCGCTATCTCACCGGCGTGCCGCAGCATGCGCGTTACACCCTCGGCCCGCGCGAAGCGATGAACATCATGGGCCGGAGCGTCGAGCTGCAACGCCTTGATGAAGCCGTCAGCATGCCTGCGCTGGGCTTCAAGGCGAACAACCGCTACTGGTTCGACCCGGCTGACGGCCGCGTGCTGGTCAGCGCGCAGCAGATCGCCCCGGGCCTGCCCGAGCTGGTTCTGACCGAAGCCGTACCAGCGGGGATAACCCGATGA
- a CDS encoding capsule biosynthesis GfcC family protein, which produces MRSWGPMCSWVPMCSWERRPRRDEGHSKALTLAILLICALLTSTSSAAEPLNVTVEGLVLQPGTYSLPEGARLSDASVAAQVRADAWFLGAALLRRAAIQPQQKLKAGLLFDLQSSRVHWQAEEQAAGVELAGRLLTAVEAMPVTGRVRAQLDPLQQLALSRNGLLQDGDRIAYPPRAERVRVTGAVKADCLLAFDPSLQPVDYLDQCPRHALADPSYVHVVQPDGRTQRRGVALWNREPGNVAVGAVLYVPVDPKHLAADAQGLNDDFVALLATQVAEAGAAGKGLVSESAIAAGAPLLPGVKQGLGASVGTYRGRNPAATGSAATEVAFTDSIGVAADSTVGGATRGDMTPQGEQSVGEYAGG; this is translated from the coding sequence ATGCGTTCGTGGGGGCCGATGTGTTCGTGGGTGCCGATGTGTTCGTGGGAGCGGCGTCCCCGCCGCGATGAAGGCCACTCCAAAGCTCTGACGCTTGCCATCCTGCTCATCTGCGCCTTGCTGACCTCAACGTCCAGTGCTGCCGAACCGCTCAACGTCACGGTCGAGGGCCTTGTCCTGCAGCCTGGCACCTATTCCCTACCCGAAGGCGCACGCCTGAGCGATGCATCGGTTGCCGCCCAGGTGCGTGCCGATGCCTGGTTCCTCGGCGCTGCCCTGCTCCGCCGCGCCGCCATTCAGCCGCAGCAGAAGCTCAAGGCCGGCCTGCTGTTCGATCTGCAGAGCAGTCGCGTGCACTGGCAGGCCGAGGAGCAAGCCGCTGGCGTTGAGCTGGCGGGTCGGTTGCTGACGGCGGTCGAAGCCATGCCGGTCACGGGCCGCGTTCGCGCTCAGCTCGATCCTCTGCAGCAGCTGGCGTTGAGCCGCAATGGGCTGTTGCAGGATGGCGACCGTATTGCGTATCCACCGCGTGCCGAACGGGTTCGTGTCACCGGCGCGGTGAAGGCCGATTGCTTGCTGGCATTCGATCCGTCGCTTCAGCCGGTGGATTACCTTGATCAATGCCCTCGTCATGCGCTGGCCGATCCGAGCTATGTGCACGTAGTTCAGCCGGACGGACGCACCCAGCGGCGCGGTGTGGCGCTGTGGAACCGCGAGCCGGGGAATGTGGCGGTGGGGGCGGTGTTGTATGTGCCGGTGGATCCGAAGCATCTGGCTGCGGACGCGCAGGGTCTGAATGATGATTTTGTGGCGCTGTTGGCTACGCAGGTGGCTGAGGCCGGGGCGGCTGGTAAAGGCCTTGTGAGCGAGTCCGCTATCGCGGCGGGGGCGCCGCTCCTACCGGGGGTGAAGCAGGGTTTGGGGGCGTCGGTTGGCACCTATCGCGGCCGGAACCCCGCTGCCACGGGTTCGGCTGCCACGGAGGTCGCTTTCACTGACTCCATTGGCGTAGCAGCAGACAGTACCGTGGGAGGCGCGACTCGCGGCGACATGACCCCGCAAGGCGAGCAGTCGGTCGGGGAGTATGCCGGTGGATAA
- a CDS encoding undecaprenyl-phosphate glucose phosphotransferase → MPRYQRGILHSREPLLSLLHRVLDLAFIAAAFFATLYWNDTPLRQEYLLCVTGSLFLFYLISDFSQLYGSWRGEHSLLELRKVASNWAATFAAVFAVDYFLLPSRTLPNTDGVLWFTLALVGLASHRVVLRLVVRRMRSRGFNTRSVAIAGAGPLGQRLANTIMKAPWMGLDLLGFYDDMSVEPVSLGGTSVRLPINGNMANLIAEAREGRIDKVYITLPMRAEEKIKWLVDALSDTTASVYLIPDVFVFDLLHARSESINGLPSISIFDTPMDGASRVIKRMEDVVLSSLILALIALPMLLIGLGVKLTSPGPALFRQQRYGIDGKPISVWKFRSMRVMEDGDDVVQATRGDARITRLGAFLRRTSLDELPQFVNVLLGDMSIVGPRPHAVAHNEEYRKLINGYMLRHKVKPGITGWAQVNGWRGETDTLDKMAKRIECDLDYIRHWSLWLDLKIVFMTVFKGFVNPNAY, encoded by the coding sequence ATGCCTAGATATCAACGAGGGATTCTCCACTCGAGGGAGCCCCTGCTATCCCTGCTGCACCGTGTGCTCGATCTGGCGTTCATCGCCGCAGCGTTCTTTGCCACGCTGTACTGGAACGACACGCCGCTGCGACAGGAGTACCTGCTGTGCGTGACCGGCAGCCTGTTCCTGTTCTACCTGATCAGCGACTTCAGCCAGTTGTATGGCTCCTGGCGCGGCGAGCACAGCTTGCTTGAGCTACGCAAGGTCGCCAGCAACTGGGCGGCGACCTTCGCTGCGGTATTCGCAGTGGATTATTTCCTGTTGCCCTCGCGCACCCTGCCCAACACCGATGGGGTGCTCTGGTTCACGCTGGCTCTTGTGGGGCTGGCATCGCATCGGGTGGTACTGCGGCTGGTCGTGCGGCGCATGCGTAGCCGTGGATTCAACACCCGCTCGGTAGCCATTGCCGGCGCCGGGCCGTTGGGCCAGCGCCTGGCCAATACCATCATGAAGGCGCCCTGGATGGGGTTGGACCTGCTGGGCTTTTATGACGACATGTCCGTCGAACCGGTCTCCCTCGGCGGGACCAGCGTTCGCCTGCCAATCAACGGCAATATGGCCAACCTGATTGCGGAGGCGCGTGAAGGCCGAATCGACAAGGTTTACATCACTTTGCCGATGCGCGCAGAGGAGAAGATCAAGTGGCTGGTGGATGCGCTGAGCGATACCACCGCGTCGGTCTATCTGATCCCGGACGTGTTCGTGTTCGATCTGCTGCATGCGCGCAGTGAAAGTATCAACGGGTTGCCGAGCATCAGCATCTTCGATACGCCGATGGACGGCGCGAGCCGCGTCATCAAACGCATGGAAGATGTGGTGCTGTCGTCACTGATTCTGGCCTTGATCGCCCTGCCCATGCTGCTGATCGGCCTGGGCGTGAAGCTCACCTCCCCCGGCCCGGCCCTGTTCCGCCAGCAGCGTTACGGCATCGACGGCAAGCCGATATCGGTCTGGAAGTTTCGCAGCATGCGCGTGATGGAAGATGGCGATGACGTAGTGCAGGCTACCCGCGGCGATGCGCGCATCACCCGGCTTGGTGCCTTTTTGCGGCGCACGTCGCTGGATGAACTGCCGCAATTCGTAAACGTTCTGCTGGGCGATATGTCTATCGTTGGGCCACGGCCGCATGCGGTGGCGCACAATGAGGAATACCGCAAGCTGATCAACGGCTATATGCTGCGGCACAAGGTCAAGCCAGGCATTACCGGCTGGGCGCAGGTCAACGGCTGGCGCGGCGAGACCGATACACTGGACAAGATGGCCAAGCGCATCGAGTGCGATCTGGACTACATTCGCCACTGGTCGCTGTGGCTGGATCTGAAAATCGTGTTCATGACGGTGTTCAAGGGGTTCGTCAACCCGAACGCCTACTGA
- a CDS encoding VanZ family protein, with translation MWFTIMRLWVRYRLAFQILFIAVVAFGMFLGMRPTPPPTAFSWMATSYHLVGLLGCTVLSYLAYPRWKWWVRFVLMFAVGISVEWVQSYHPTRSADIHDVYANTIGVSCGLALIWAWERFGKWQPGRRGSVLSRRGRRSHEAG, from the coding sequence ATGTGGTTCACCATCATGCGGCTGTGGGTTCGCTACCGGCTCGCCTTCCAGATTCTGTTCATTGCGGTCGTCGCGTTCGGCATGTTCCTCGGCATGCGCCCCACCCCGCCTCCCACCGCCTTCAGCTGGATGGCGACGAGTTATCACCTCGTCGGGCTATTGGGCTGCACCGTGCTCAGCTACCTGGCCTACCCGCGTTGGAAATGGTGGGTTCGCTTCGTGCTGATGTTCGCCGTGGGCATTTCGGTGGAATGGGTGCAGTCGTACCATCCGACGCGCAGTGCCGACATCCATGATGTGTACGCCAATACGATCGGCGTGTCCTGTGGTCTGGCATTGATCTGGGCGTGGGAGCGTTTTGGCAAATGGCAGCCCGGGCGACGGGGAAGCGTACTATCGCGGCGGGGACGCCGCTCCCACGAAGCGGGATGA
- a CDS encoding DEAD/DEAH box helicase, producing MFTDLHLHERLLKALTELTFDTPTPVQEQTIPPAIEGADLYVIAQTGSGKTAAYVLPILHRLLNDESKPTGPRALILSPTRELARQILQDVQSLAKFTFLKAELIIGGEDFKVQAAKMRKNPDVLIATPGRTLEHLAAGVNIDLTQIQTLVIDEADRMLDMGFSEDVLKIAEACRSERQTMLFSATTGNAGLRRVTEQVLREPMRLELDSVRDDTPAIRQQVIPADHDAHKEAQLKWLLANEIQGKKAIVFTNTRVMADRLNGVLRAGEEFRVYVLHGEKDQKDRKAAIDRFKQGQSGVLVATDVAARGLDISELDLVINFDMPRSGDDYLHRVGRTGRAGAEGVAISLVAPHEWNLMSSIERYLRRNFERRILKEVPGSFKGPKKVKASGKPAGAKKKKDDKKGSKPKKPKTGKPAAKRKPAVPKGDVTTSSDGFAPPKRKPQ from the coding sequence TTGTTTACCGACCTGCACCTGCACGAACGCCTGCTCAAAGCCCTGACCGAACTGACGTTCGACACACCCACTCCGGTGCAGGAGCAAACTATCCCGCCGGCAATCGAAGGGGCGGATCTCTATGTGATCGCGCAGACAGGCAGCGGCAAGACCGCTGCCTACGTGCTGCCGATTCTGCATCGCCTGTTGAATGACGAGAGCAAGCCAACCGGTCCGCGTGCGCTGATCCTCTCGCCCACCCGTGAGCTGGCCCGACAGATCCTGCAGGATGTGCAGAGCCTCGCCAAATTCACCTTCCTGAAGGCTGAGTTGATCATCGGCGGCGAGGACTTCAAGGTCCAGGCGGCGAAGATGCGCAAGAACCCGGACGTGCTGATCGCCACACCCGGGCGCACCCTCGAGCATCTCGCCGCAGGTGTGAACATCGACCTTACACAGATTCAGACGCTGGTGATCGACGAAGCCGACCGCATGCTGGACATGGGCTTCAGCGAGGACGTCCTGAAGATCGCCGAAGCCTGCCGCAGCGAGCGGCAGACCATGCTGTTTTCCGCTACCACCGGCAACGCAGGTCTGCGCCGTGTGACCGAGCAGGTGCTGCGCGAGCCGATGCGGCTCGAGCTTGATAGCGTGCGCGACGACACGCCAGCGATTCGGCAGCAGGTTATTCCGGCGGACCATGATGCACACAAGGAAGCCCAGCTCAAATGGCTGCTGGCCAACGAGATTCAGGGCAAGAAGGCTATCGTCTTCACCAACACGCGCGTTATGGCTGACAGGCTGAACGGTGTGCTGCGCGCTGGAGAAGAGTTCCGGGTGTACGTGCTCCACGGGGAGAAGGATCAGAAGGACCGCAAGGCCGCGATTGATCGCTTCAAACAGGGCCAGTCAGGTGTCCTGGTCGCGACTGATGTGGCCGCGCGGGGGCTGGATATCAGCGAGCTGGATCTGGTGATCAACTTCGACATGCCCCGCAGTGGCGATGATTATCTGCACAGGGTAGGGCGGACGGGCCGGGCAGGCGCGGAGGGCGTGGCGATTTCGCTGGTGGCGCCGCACGAGTGGAATCTGATGTCCAGCATCGAGCGCTATCTGCGGCGAAACTTCGAGCGCCGGATCCTCAAGGAAGTCCCCGGTAGCTTCAAGGGTCCGAAGAAGGTGAAGGCGTCCGGCAAGCCGGCCGGCGCGAAAAAGAAAAAGGATGACAAGAAGGGCAGCAAGCCGAAGAAGCCAAAGACCGGCAAGCCAGCCGCCAAGCGCAAGCCGGCGGTGCCCAAGGGTGATGTGACCACCAGCTCCGACGGTTTTGCGCCCCCCAAGCGTAAGCCGCAATAA
- the galE gene encoding UDP-glucose 4-epimerase GalE gives MSKSILVTGGAGYIGTHTCIKLLEAGYQVVVIDNLSNSSPEALRRVERLTGKSVTFVKGDINDGPLLDRLFDQHAIEAVIHFAGLKAVGESVSQPMRYYHNNVSGTVVLCQAMHRAGVKNMVFSSSATVYGDPASVPIREDFPTSATNPYGRSKLMIEEMLGDLYVADGEWNIALLRYFNPVGAHESGLIGEDPSDIPNNLMPYVAQVAVGRREQLSVFGSDYPTHDGTGVRDYIHVVDLAAGHVKALEWLERKPGIRAFNLGTGVGYSVLDMVKAFEKASGKPVAYKLVDRRPGDVALCYADASLAEQELGWRAELGVEAMCADAWRWQSQNPKGYSE, from the coding sequence ATGAGCAAATCGATACTGGTCACCGGCGGCGCTGGTTACATAGGCACGCACACCTGCATCAAGCTGCTCGAGGCGGGTTACCAGGTAGTGGTGATCGACAACCTGAGCAATAGCTCCCCGGAGGCATTGCGCCGGGTGGAGCGGCTGACCGGCAAGTCGGTGACCTTCGTCAAGGGGGACATCAACGATGGGCCGCTGCTGGACAGATTGTTCGACCAGCATGCCATCGAGGCGGTGATTCACTTCGCCGGGCTCAAGGCGGTGGGTGAATCCGTCAGCCAGCCAATGCGCTATTACCACAACAACGTCAGCGGTACCGTGGTGCTGTGCCAGGCCATGCACCGCGCCGGCGTGAAGAACATGGTATTCAGCTCGTCTGCCACCGTGTATGGCGACCCGGCCAGCGTGCCGATACGTGAGGACTTCCCTACCTCGGCGACCAACCCGTACGGGCGCTCGAAGCTGATGATCGAGGAAATGCTGGGTGATCTGTATGTGGCCGATGGCGAGTGGAACATTGCGCTGCTGCGTTACTTCAACCCGGTGGGGGCGCATGAAAGCGGCTTGATCGGTGAGGACCCGTCCGACATCCCGAACAACCTGATGCCCTATGTGGCGCAGGTGGCTGTGGGCCGGCGTGAGCAGTTGAGTGTGTTCGGCAGCGATTATCCGACCCACGACGGCACCGGGGTGCGCGATTACATCCATGTGGTGGATCTGGCCGCCGGGCACGTGAAGGCGCTGGAATGGCTGGAGCGCAAGCCGGGCATTCGCGCGTTCAACCTGGGCACCGGCGTGGGGTATTCGGTACTGGATATGGTCAAGGCGTTCGAGAAGGCCTCCGGCAAGCCGGTGGCCTACAAGCTGGTGGACCGTCGGCCCGGGGATGTGGCGCTGTGTTATGCGGATGCGTCATTGGCCGAGCAGGAGTTGGGTTGGCGTGCAGAGCTGGGGGTTGAGGCGATGTGCGCCGATGCCTGGCGTTGGCAGTCGCAAAATCCGAAGGGGTATTCGGAATAG
- a CDS encoding polysaccharide biosynthesis/export family protein translates to MIRFPLVALGASLLLLQACAFAPGMHMHKKSLIDRDAAENSMVEIVQITPKVIAQEQAVNTRMHIPQALLDYQPENYRIGANDALFITVWDHPELTVPGGQQQPAEANSRVVRADGTLYYPFLGAVQVEGLTLEQLREQITQKLARVIEQPQVDVNVIGFNSQKIIVSGAFANRGFLPVTAEPLTLVQAVGMAGIEKGRADLSNLTLIREGVTYSLDYDRLTDRPSNIGEIYLRAGDKLHLALNDSRKIFVMGEVRTPRPLPYSTSRMSLSEVLATVGGPLQETASGREVYVIRGVENLETQKATVFQLNASSPTAFILADQFEMQPQDVVFVGPAEITRWNRFISQLFPSANIFRTTLTIDEDLRDRSSN, encoded by the coding sequence ATGATCCGTTTCCCGTTAGTCGCGCTGGGCGCGTCCCTGTTGTTGCTCCAGGCCTGTGCGTTTGCGCCTGGCATGCATATGCACAAGAAGAGCCTGATCGATCGCGACGCGGCAGAGAACAGCATGGTGGAGATCGTGCAGATCACCCCCAAGGTGATCGCACAGGAGCAGGCGGTGAACACCCGCATGCACATTCCGCAGGCGCTGCTGGATTACCAGCCGGAGAATTACCGCATCGGCGCCAACGATGCGCTGTTCATCACCGTATGGGACCACCCCGAGCTGACCGTGCCGGGGGGCCAGCAGCAACCGGCTGAAGCCAACTCGCGCGTGGTACGCGCGGACGGCACGCTGTACTACCCCTTCCTCGGCGCCGTACAGGTCGAAGGGCTGACACTGGAACAACTGCGTGAACAGATTACCCAGAAACTGGCACGGGTAATCGAGCAGCCGCAGGTCGACGTCAACGTGATCGGCTTCAATAGTCAGAAGATCATCGTCAGCGGTGCCTTCGCCAACCGCGGTTTTCTGCCGGTGACGGCCGAGCCGCTGACCCTGGTGCAGGCGGTGGGCATGGCCGGCATCGAAAAGGGCCGCGCTGACCTGTCCAACCTGACGCTGATCCGTGAAGGCGTGACGTATTCGCTCGATTACGACCGACTGACCGACCGCCCCAGCAACATCGGCGAGATCTATCTGCGCGCCGGCGACAAACTGCATCTGGCGCTGAATGATTCGCGCAAGATCTTTGTGATGGGTGAAGTCCGCACGCCCCGCCCGCTGCCCTACAGCACCAGCCGCATGAGCCTGAGCGAAGTGCTCGCCACGGTCGGCGGACCGCTGCAGGAAACGGCCAGTGGCCGCGAGGTGTATGTGATTCGCGGCGTCGAGAATCTCGAAACGCAGAAGGCGACCGTGTTCCAGCTCAACGCCAGCTCGCCGACCGCGTTCATTCTGGCCGATCAGTTCGAGATGCAGCCGCAGGATGTGGTGTTCGTCGGCCCGGCCGAGATTACTCGCTGGAACCGCTTCATCAGCCAGCTGTTCCCCTCGGCCAATATCTTCCGCACCACGCTGACCATCGACGAAGACCTGCGCGATCGCAGTTCGAACTGA
- a CDS encoding VanZ family protein, giving the protein MWRSISRHRNTFQTLFVALVLLGMFLGMRPTPPFGKIQWLMTSFHLGGLFFCTLLSYLAFPRWPWWLRFGMMCGVGLAVEFVQYFHPTRSADLVDVFANTVGVVLGLAVIALWQKRNRWGGFAVESREV; this is encoded by the coding sequence ATGTGGCGTAGCATCAGCCGACACCGCAATACCTTTCAGACTCTCTTCGTGGCCCTGGTGCTGCTGGGCATGTTCCTCGGCATGCGCCCAACGCCTCCCTTCGGCAAGATCCAATGGCTGATGACCAGTTTTCACCTGGGCGGCCTGTTCTTCTGCACCCTGCTTAGCTATCTCGCCTTCCCGCGCTGGCCCTGGTGGTTGCGCTTCGGGATGATGTGCGGCGTTGGCCTGGCGGTGGAGTTCGTGCAGTATTTTCACCCGACCCGCTCTGCGGATCTGGTGGATGTGTTCGCCAATACCGTTGGCGTGGTGCTGGGGTTGGCGGTGATTGCCCTGTGGCAGAAGCGGAATCGCTGGGGCGGGTTTGCTGTGGAGTCGCGGGAGGTTTAG
- a CDS encoding YjbH domain-containing protein → MGPALLAALGYSPASIADRYRTTQHDFGGVGLLQTPTARMAPEGEFSFNANRTSPYSRYSVSVQPLPWLEGTIRYMAITNRLYGPNIAGDQSYKDKAVDVKARVWEESYWLPDVAIGMRDIGGTGLFSSEYVVANKRFLDFDVSLGLAWGYIGNRGDFRNPFSVLGSNFNERPGRTAEQVGDFNQDNYYRGRPGVFGGVEYQTPWDRLRLKLELDGNDYRNEPQNNDQQQDSPFNLGAVFSVTRGMDVHAAWERGNTAMLGVTFHTNLKTGASTPKVLDPAPEAREPPTGVTGQAVDWEAVSQRLQRNAGLDVQEIAERDGELIITAEQTTYRSTAKGLGRASRVLDNATSAGTYDWYTLRHTARGVTISETSLRAERLRDLDANRIEPDVMRRAVVSAQPSVVDTDVLYAQPLDRFDVGLSLGYNQNVGGPDGFILYQFLARADAEYRFARNSWVHGSVAANLINNFDKFRYDAPSRLPRVRTNLRQFLTTSDVVIENLQFTQVEELTRDWYGMVYGGLLEGMFGGVGGEVLLRQHGETWAVGADLNWVRQRGFAQDFSFRDYSVVTGHVTGYLQTGYHNVLAKGSVGRYLAGDLGATLDLSRRFDNGVTVGAWVTRTDVPAEQFGEGSFDKGVYFTLPFDAFFARSTRSRGTIVWNPLTRDGGARLARYYGLYELTSDRDREVFESGFDQLVK, encoded by the coding sequence CTGGGGCCGGCACTGCTGGCCGCGCTGGGCTATTCGCCGGCCAGCATTGCCGACCGCTACCGTACCACCCAGCATGACTTCGGCGGCGTGGGCCTGCTGCAGACGCCGACCGCGCGCATGGCGCCGGAGGGCGAGTTCAGCTTCAACGCCAACCGCACCTCGCCCTACAGCCGCTACAGCGTATCCGTGCAGCCGCTGCCGTGGCTGGAAGGCACCATCCGTTACATGGCGATCACCAACCGCCTGTACGGCCCGAATATCGCTGGCGACCAGAGCTACAAGGACAAGGCCGTCGACGTGAAGGCTCGCGTCTGGGAAGAGAGCTACTGGCTGCCGGATGTCGCCATCGGCATGCGCGACATCGGCGGTACCGGCCTGTTCTCCAGCGAGTACGTGGTGGCCAACAAGCGCTTTCTCGATTTCGATGTGAGCCTCGGCCTGGCCTGGGGTTACATCGGCAATCGCGGTGACTTTCGCAACCCATTCTCGGTGCTGGGCTCGAACTTCAACGAGCGCCCCGGCCGTACGGCTGAGCAGGTCGGCGACTTCAACCAGGACAACTACTACCGCGGCCGGCCGGGTGTGTTTGGTGGTGTGGAATACCAGACGCCCTGGGATCGGCTGCGCCTGAAGCTGGAGCTGGACGGCAACGATTACCGGAACGAGCCGCAGAACAACGACCAGCAGCAAGACTCGCCCTTCAACCTCGGCGCGGTGTTCTCCGTGACGCGTGGCATGGATGTGCATGCAGCCTGGGAGCGCGGCAACACAGCCATGCTCGGCGTGACCTTCCACACCAATCTCAAGACCGGTGCCAGTACACCGAAGGTTCTCGACCCGGCACCGGAAGCACGCGAGCCGCCCACAGGCGTCACGGGCCAGGCCGTGGACTGGGAGGCGGTCAGCCAGCGCCTGCAGCGTAATGCCGGGCTGGATGTACAGGAGATTGCCGAGCGTGACGGTGAGCTGATCATCACGGCCGAGCAGACCACCTACCGCAGCACAGCGAAGGGCCTCGGGCGCGCCAGCCGCGTGCTGGATAACGCTACCAGCGCGGGCACCTATGACTGGTATACGCTGCGCCATACTGCGCGAGGCGTGACGATCAGCGAGACCAGCCTGCGTGCCGAACGCCTGCGCGACCTGGACGCCAACCGCATCGAGCCCGATGTGATGCGCCGCGCAGTGGTCTCGGCTCAGCCGAGTGTGGTCGATACCGACGTGCTGTATGCGCAGCCGCTCGACCGGTTCGATGTGGGCCTGTCGCTGGGTTACAACCAGAACGTCGGTGGCCCGGACGGGTTCATCCTGTACCAGTTTCTGGCACGCGCTGACGCTGAATATCGCTTCGCACGCAATAGCTGGGTGCACGGCAGTGTCGCGGCGAACCTGATCAACAACTTCGACAAGTTCCGCTACGACGCGCCAAGCCGCCTGCCGCGTGTGCGCACCAACCTGCGCCAGTTCCTGACCACCTCGGATGTGGTCATCGAGAATCTGCAGTTCACCCAGGTCGAGGAGCTGACGCGCGACTGGTACGGGATGGTCTACGGCGGATTGCTCGAAGGCATGTTCGGCGGGGTGGGCGGCGAAGTGCTCCTGCGCCAGCATGGTGAAACCTGGGCTGTCGGAGCTGACCTGAACTGGGTCCGCCAGCGCGGCTTTGCCCAGGATTTCAGCTTCCGCGATTACTCGGTGGTGACCGGGCATGTGACGGGCTATCTGCAGACCGGGTACCACAATGTATTGGCCAAGGGCAGCGTGGGACGCTATCTGGCGGGTGATCTGGGCGCCACGCTGGACCTCTCGCGTCGCTTCGACAACGGCGTCACCGTGGGCGCCTGGGTAACCAGAACCGATGTGCCGGCCGAGCAGTTTGGTGAGGGCAGTTTCGACAAGGGCGTGTATTTCACCCTGCCCTTCGACGCCTTCTTTGCGCGATCGACCCGCAGTCGCGGCACCATTGTGTGGAATCCGCTGACGCGTGATGGCGGCGCGCGACTGGCTCGATACTACGGGTTGTATGAGCTGACCAGCGATCGGGATAGGGAAGTTTTCGAGTCCGGATTTGACCAGCTGGTCAAGTAG